From Roseisolibacter agri, a single genomic window includes:
- a CDS encoding sodium:solute symporter family transporter, with protein MIASVVLPALALLQKGGGAGGPMERVSNPTIIVVALAYFAVIVAISVWATRRTRTASDFFVAGHGIGLAALTVASVSTSVSGFAFIGGPGLLYSVGLGALFIILPASVTNVLGAWVLAKRMRLLGEVRGLMTVPDAIGARYRSPAAQGLSAVAILCGIVGYMATNCLAMGYVLDAIFGIGVTAGIWIGTGVTLAYSVAGGILAGIYNDVFQGTLMAVASTLVFAAVLSVGGGMGGLSQSILPSDPAFLGPWGKLTPLAALSFFFVFGMGSLGQPQAVHKYYMLRDIRQLKWYPLLKSVGQIVVLLLFFGVGIGVKALVTSGRMAPLARPDAATPSFLLQFTPALLAALVFAGAAAATMGAVNSFINIGAAAVTHDLPVAFGRRVTNELRWGRIATLVIAIVAAVIAQYSGALVAFLGVFGWGLFASTTVPALAIGLNWEGATRAGAVSSIATGLVVTLALESLAFFKVFSFPAGVSGTAVALVLSLLAFFVVSWLTRARAAGELDPDVRLVMDV; from the coding sequence ATGATCGCGAGCGTGGTGCTTCCCGCGCTCGCGCTGCTCCAGAAGGGTGGCGGTGCCGGCGGTCCGATGGAGCGCGTGAGCAACCCGACGATCATCGTCGTCGCGCTGGCGTACTTCGCCGTGATCGTCGCCATCAGCGTGTGGGCCACGCGGCGGACGCGCACCGCGAGCGACTTCTTCGTCGCGGGACACGGCATCGGGCTGGCGGCGCTGACGGTGGCGTCGGTGTCGACGTCCGTGTCCGGCTTCGCGTTCATCGGCGGGCCCGGGCTGCTGTACTCCGTAGGACTCGGCGCCCTGTTCATCATCTTGCCCGCGTCCGTGACGAACGTGCTGGGCGCGTGGGTGCTCGCGAAGCGCATGCGGCTGCTCGGCGAGGTGCGCGGGCTGATGACCGTGCCCGACGCGATCGGGGCGCGCTACCGCTCGCCCGCTGCGCAGGGGCTGTCGGCCGTCGCGATCCTGTGCGGCATCGTGGGCTACATGGCCACGAACTGCCTCGCGATGGGCTACGTGCTGGACGCGATCTTCGGCATCGGGGTGACGGCCGGCATCTGGATCGGGACCGGCGTGACGCTCGCCTACTCGGTCGCGGGCGGGATCCTCGCCGGCATCTACAACGACGTCTTCCAGGGCACGCTGATGGCCGTCGCGTCGACGCTCGTCTTCGCGGCGGTGCTATCGGTGGGCGGCGGGATGGGCGGCCTCTCGCAGTCGATCCTGCCGAGCGACCCGGCGTTCCTCGGGCCGTGGGGGAAGCTGACGCCGCTAGCCGCGCTGTCGTTCTTCTTCGTGTTCGGCATGGGATCGCTCGGCCAGCCGCAGGCCGTGCACAAGTACTACATGCTGCGCGACATTCGGCAGCTGAAGTGGTACCCGCTGCTGAAGTCGGTCGGGCAGATCGTCGTGCTGCTCCTGTTCTTCGGCGTCGGCATCGGCGTGAAGGCACTCGTGACGTCCGGCCGGATGGCGCCGCTGGCGCGTCCCGACGCGGCGACGCCGTCGTTCCTGCTGCAGTTCACGCCCGCGCTGCTGGCGGCGCTCGTGTTCGCGGGCGCGGCGGCGGCGACGATGGGCGCGGTCAACTCGTTCATCAACATCGGCGCGGCGGCGGTGACGCACGACCTGCCCGTCGCCTTCGGGCGGCGCGTGACGAACGAGCTGCGCTGGGGCCGCATCGCCACGCTCGTGATCGCGATCGTCGCGGCGGTCATCGCGCAGTACTCCGGCGCGCTGGTCGCCTTCCTCGGCGTGTTCGGCTGGGGGCTGTTCGCGTCGACCACCGTGCCCGCGCTGGCGATCGGGTTGAACTGGGAGGGCGCGACGCGCGCCGGCGCCGTGTCGTCGATCGCGACCGGTCTCGTCGTCACGCTCGCGCTGGAGTCGCTGGCGTTCTTCAAGGTCTTCTCGTTCCCGGCGGGCGT
- a CDS encoding AMP-dependent synthetase/ligase yields the protein MSGAPGTSFVAWAQRMCAATAHDTVLRRLLARAAAHPSHVAYRELAVAGADGDTELTWAEWTRSARAVAAALVQRGLQVGARVAVLAGNRMLWPIVDLGILMAGGMSVGIFPTSTQAQVRQLLLDGGVRLLFCDDAAQLEKAGAACSGLDAAPTIVADLAHMLDAGHAALDDAAVEAELDRRIAAAAPDDLAILIYTSGSTGEPKGACLTHAYLVASAESIRDTLGLTASDRSLSLLPYAHAAERVFGLYTRLVCGMEAVLVPDPSRLADAARAFRPTLLGGLPRLYEKLHATLEQAERAATGEERETWARLRALGAERSRLRRAGAPVPETMEREWQAVRGAAAAVIKRAIGDAVRLATSGGAPLRRDVAESLDAVGLTVLGAYGQTEHLCVAFHRPDAYDFAGVGRPMEGTTLRIAADGEIQVRRNALTFAGYLGRPEATQAAFTADGAWLRTGDLGAIDARGILHVTGRLKEILALSTGKKVAPLPIEARLREHRAVSQALVAGEGRRFATALLFVPAADDEAEVRRALDAHVAQVNDGLAPHERIARWALVPEELTEAGGELTPTLKVRRSVVEAKYHAVLEELYA from the coding sequence ATGAGCGGCGCGCCCGGCACGTCGTTCGTCGCGTGGGCGCAGCGCATGTGCGCCGCGACCGCGCACGACACGGTGCTGCGCCGGCTGCTCGCGCGGGCCGCCGCCCACCCGTCCCACGTCGCGTACCGCGAGCTGGCCGTCGCGGGCGCCGACGGGGACACCGAGCTGACGTGGGCGGAGTGGACGCGGTCCGCGCGCGCGGTCGCGGCGGCGCTCGTGCAGCGCGGGCTTCAGGTCGGCGCGCGGGTCGCGGTGCTCGCGGGCAACCGGATGCTCTGGCCGATCGTGGATCTCGGCATCCTCATGGCGGGCGGCATGAGCGTCGGCATCTTCCCGACGAGCACGCAGGCGCAGGTGCGGCAGCTGCTGCTCGATGGCGGCGTGCGGCTGCTCTTCTGCGACGACGCGGCGCAGCTGGAGAAGGCCGGCGCCGCGTGCAGCGGTCTCGATGCGGCGCCGACGATCGTCGCCGATCTCGCGCACATGCTCGACGCCGGGCATGCGGCGCTCGACGACGCGGCCGTTGAGGCGGAGCTCGACCGCCGCATCGCCGCCGCCGCGCCCGACGACCTCGCGATCCTGATCTACACCTCCGGCTCAACGGGCGAGCCGAAGGGAGCGTGCCTGACCCATGCCTACCTCGTCGCGTCCGCCGAGTCGATCCGCGACACCCTCGGCCTGACCGCGAGCGACCGGAGCCTGTCGCTGCTGCCGTACGCGCACGCGGCCGAGCGCGTGTTCGGGCTGTACACGCGGCTCGTGTGCGGGATGGAGGCGGTGCTGGTGCCCGATCCCTCGCGCCTGGCCGACGCCGCGCGCGCCTTCCGCCCCACGCTGCTCGGCGGGCTGCCGCGTCTGTACGAGAAGCTGCACGCGACGCTGGAGCAGGCGGAGCGCGCCGCGACCGGCGAGGAGCGCGAGACGTGGGCGCGTCTGCGCGCGCTCGGTGCCGAGCGGTCGCGCCTGCGCCGCGCGGGCGCGCCGGTGCCGGAGACGATGGAGCGCGAGTGGCAGGCGGTGCGCGGGGCCGCGGCCGCGGTGATTAAGCGCGCGATCGGCGACGCCGTGCGCCTCGCGACGTCCGGCGGTGCGCCGCTGCGGCGCGACGTGGCGGAGTCGCTCGACGCGGTCGGCCTGACGGTGCTCGGTGCGTACGGGCAGACCGAGCACCTGTGCGTCGCGTTCCACCGGCCCGACGCGTACGACTTCGCCGGCGTCGGCCGCCCCATGGAGGGCACCACGCTCCGCATCGCGGCGGACGGCGAGATCCAGGTCCGCCGCAACGCGCTGACGTTCGCCGGCTACCTGGGGCGCCCCGAGGCGACGCAGGCCGCATTCACGGCCGACGGCGCGTGGCTGCGCACGGGCGATCTCGGCGCGATCGACGCGCGCGGGATCCTGCACGTGACCGGACGGCTCAAGGAGATCCTCGCGCTGTCGACCGGCAAGAAGGTCGCGCCGCTGCCGATCGAGGCGCGGCTGCGTGAGCACCGCGCGGTGTCGCAGGCGCTGGTGGCGGGCGAGGGACGGCGGTTCGCGACGGCGCTGCTGTTCGTGCCGGCGGCGGACGACGAGGCGGAGGTGCGGCGCGCGCTCGATGCGCACGTGGCGCAGGTGAACGACGGACTGGCCCCCCACGAGCGGATCGCGCGCTGGGCGCTGGTGCCGGAGGAGCTGACCGAGGCGGGCGGCGAGCTGACGCCCACGCTGAAGGTCCGCCGCTCCGTCGTCGAGGCGAAGTATCACGCGGTGCTCGAGGAGCTGTACGCATGA